The Edaphobacter sp. 12200R-103 genome contains a region encoding:
- a CDS encoding response regulator, producing MMSSLSDLPCVKRTILIADDKPSNRELLRTILEHANYIVIEAVDGEEALSMTVEANPKLVILDIHMPKRDGFDVIKELRNSPELQDLPILALTASASLDEKDRIINSGFDACLIKPIGPAKLRDAVASLLLRSESIS from the coding sequence ATGATGTCATCACTCAGCGATTTGCCTTGCGTTAAACGAACGATATTGATTGCCGACGACAAGCCAAGCAATCGTGAGCTCTTGCGGACGATTCTGGAGCATGCCAACTATATCGTCATCGAAGCCGTTGACGGAGAAGAAGCCCTTTCAATGACTGTGGAAGCGAATCCTAAACTCGTAATTCTTGACATTCACATGCCAAAGCGTGATGGTTTTGATGTGATCAAAGAACTGCGAAATAGTCCAGAACTCCAGGATCTGCCAATTCTGGCACTTACTGCGAGTGCTTCCTTGGATGAAAAGGATCGGATCATCAATTCTGGATTTGATGCTTGCCTTATCAAGCCCATTGGTCCAGCTAAACTGCGAGACGCAGTAGCTTCCTTACTATTGCGATCCGAATCGATCAGCTAA
- a CDS encoding NAD(P)H-dependent oxidoreductase, with protein sequence MANIVIVVRLHALIPYCEALGQSYARGAEVNGRHVTLYVTSKMTFDPVLHEGFERIQALEPELLAAHNAIKTADHLVFIFPLWLGTLLA encoded by the coding sequence ATGGCCAACATCGTCATTGTCGTCAGGCTGCACGCGCTAATACCTTATTGTGAGGCGCTGGGACAGAGCTATGCCCGGGGTGCCGAGGTCAATGGGCGCCACGTAACCCTCTACGTAACCAGCAAGATGACATTTGATCCCGTCTTGCATGAAGGGTTTGAGAGAATTCAGGCGTTAGAGCCTGAACTCTTGGCAGCGCACAATGCGATAAAGACTGCCGATCATCTAGTATTTATCTTCCCGTTGTGGCTGGGAACTCTGCTCGCGTGA
- a CDS encoding universal stress protein: MATQVMTHAFNRKRELTALKKIVVGHDFSDAADHAFADAMALAGRFNAQIVIVHATEVNADKTSYLRRKRDRGAMDDIVKHVAQAGYSCKDVVRSGVPAATLYDVVDEESPDLLLVGAYGNGSQERGTLGSTTELLLRSISCPVVTYGPKFGRPLFQDAKPFSILVPIELPCDPRCLSFAIEVAKLFRAKLEILHVIDMDHADSMPHAFQDMQYACEEIATRLRMGGVEVAGSVLFGKPDAAIVSRSQELQSSLILIPLETRGHLSSTKSDNVAAHVIRNSNVPVMTYRID; the protein is encoded by the coding sequence ATGGCGACTCAAGTGATGACGCATGCTTTTAATAGGAAGCGAGAACTAACGGCGCTAAAGAAGATTGTCGTCGGCCATGATTTTTCCGATGCAGCTGACCACGCATTTGCAGACGCTATGGCTTTGGCAGGTCGGTTCAACGCACAGATCGTAATCGTACATGCTACCGAAGTGAACGCGGACAAGACCTCATACCTTCGAAGGAAACGAGATCGTGGCGCAATGGATGATATTGTGAAGCACGTCGCTCAGGCCGGCTACTCATGTAAAGATGTCGTGCGTTCCGGGGTGCCGGCCGCAACTCTTTACGACGTCGTCGATGAAGAGTCCCCGGACCTCTTGCTGGTCGGAGCCTATGGAAATGGTTCTCAGGAGAGAGGAACGCTCGGATCCACCACGGAGCTATTGTTGCGTTCTATTTCGTGTCCGGTTGTAACTTATGGACCCAAATTCGGCAGGCCGCTATTTCAGGATGCTAAACCCTTCTCTATCCTCGTGCCGATTGAGCTACCGTGTGACCCGCGCTGTTTGAGTTTTGCTATCGAAGTGGCGAAGTTGTTCCGTGCTAAGTTGGAGATTCTGCATGTAATAGATATGGATCATGCAGATTCCATGCCCCATGCCTTTCAGGATATGCAGTACGCATGTGAAGAGATCGCCACCCGGTTGCGAATGGGGGGAGTGGAAGTGGCAGGCTCGGTTCTCTTTGGAAAACCGGATGCAGCCATTGTTTCCCGCAGTCAAGAACTGCAAAGCTCTCTTATTCTGATACCGCTGGAAACACGAGGGCACCTCTCCTCAACCAAGTCGGATAACGTCGCAGCACATGTCATTCGTAACTCCAATGTTCCCGTTATGACCTACCGGATCGACTAG
- a CDS encoding efflux RND transporter periplasmic adaptor subunit, whose product MTTSKAQDVVQSSGATAPIEKQPLELVIANPQELNTVPVPAGHRNRIWLAVFALIALAAAGFVLKRHFYRPKTMGFETAKLERGPIQAFITATGNLNPVVNVQVGSQVSGNIKALYADFNTKVQKGQLIAQIDPAIFQAQVDAASAAVNGNEASVASADAQLMKADSDIAAATATRTSLVAIAQKDQANLLNIKEQWRRSEGLFQEGVVSSQDHDMAKAAFAAAQAQLESDKAQIDAASRNIQSFQAQSVSVRAQLGGAIAQLQQAKANLAQAQVNLDHTRIIAPVSGTVIARHFDVGQTVAATFQTPDLFDIGEDLTKMQVDTNVDEADVGSIHSGQLATFTVDAYPETTFHGTVADVRRAPINAQNVVTYDVVITVPNPDLKLFPGMTAKVTILTLREENALKVPNAALRFRPNAEVLAKLKMKPAEGSQVYLLSGTNISSVPVTTSISDGRFTGVISSTLKEGDTVILRSVTPNTSPSLPSTRRLPGT is encoded by the coding sequence ATGACGACAAGTAAGGCCCAGGATGTAGTGCAATCTTCTGGAGCAACCGCACCAATAGAAAAGCAGCCGTTGGAGCTGGTGATTGCCAACCCTCAAGAGTTGAACACGGTACCTGTCCCCGCTGGACATCGGAACAGGATCTGGCTTGCGGTGTTCGCCTTGATCGCACTTGCTGCTGCGGGATTCGTTCTTAAAAGACACTTTTATCGTCCCAAAACGATGGGGTTCGAGACTGCGAAACTCGAGCGAGGCCCGATTCAGGCATTCATCACAGCTACGGGTAACCTCAATCCTGTCGTGAACGTGCAGGTGGGCAGTCAGGTCTCTGGCAACATCAAAGCCTTATATGCGGATTTTAATACGAAGGTTCAAAAGGGCCAGTTGATCGCTCAGATCGATCCTGCGATCTTTCAGGCTCAAGTAGATGCAGCTTCCGCCGCGGTCAACGGGAATGAAGCGTCGGTAGCTTCTGCCGACGCTCAGCTGATGAAGGCCGATTCCGACATCGCGGCGGCGACGGCCACTAGGACCAGCTTGGTGGCGATAGCCCAGAAAGATCAGGCAAACCTGTTAAATATCAAAGAACAGTGGCGCCGCTCGGAAGGACTGTTCCAAGAAGGCGTCGTCTCATCGCAGGATCACGACATGGCAAAAGCAGCTTTCGCAGCCGCACAAGCTCAACTCGAATCTGATAAAGCCCAGATTGATGCCGCAAGTCGAAATATTCAGTCCTTCCAGGCACAGTCCGTTTCTGTAAGAGCTCAACTCGGAGGAGCAATCGCGCAATTACAGCAGGCCAAGGCCAATCTGGCCCAGGCACAAGTAAATCTGGACCACACTCGAATTATCGCGCCGGTCTCCGGAACGGTGATTGCGCGTCACTTCGATGTAGGACAAACCGTCGCAGCAACGTTTCAGACGCCTGATCTTTTTGATATCGGCGAAGATCTCACAAAGATGCAGGTGGACACCAATGTCGACGAAGCCGACGTTGGCAGTATTCACTCAGGACAGCTTGCTACCTTCACAGTCGATGCATATCCGGAGACGACTTTCCATGGCACAGTCGCCGACGTGAGAAGAGCACCTATCAATGCCCAGAATGTCGTGACTTATGATGTTGTTATTACCGTGCCGAACCCTGATCTGAAGCTCTTTCCAGGGATGACCGCCAAAGTGACGATCCTCACCTTGCGCGAAGAAAACGCACTGAAAGTTCCTAACGCAGCTCTACGGTTCCGGCCGAATGCCGAAGTTCTGGCCAAGCTGAAAATGAAACCGGCGGAAGGCTCACAAGTTTATCTCTTATCGGGAACCAATATTTCAAGCGTTCCGGTTACAACGAGTATTAGCGATGGCAGGTTCACCGGGGTGATCTCCTCCACTTTGAAGGAAGGCGACACGGTTATCCTCCGTTCAGTTACTCCGAATACATCTCCCTCTTTGCCTTCCACGCGTCGTCTGCCAGGAACTTAA
- a CDS encoding ABC transporter permease, protein MRAHWISSVHVAFTALKTNRVRSALTMLGIVIGVAAVIATVAVGTGASRRVQSQIASIGSNMVIVIPGSLTSSGLQLGTGSATTLTRSDARELSAQCPDISDAAPAVRGAASVVYEGSNWGTTVLGTTPEYLKIRDISVAKGEPFNQQDIEKASKVALLGPTVVQKLYGSADPVGTIIRIKQVPFVVQGVLTPKGQSAGGQDQDDIVLLPITSTKQKVLGFKSANADAVDAILMQAVASDRIDAAQEEARSLLRQRHHLLPNEDDDFSMRNLEEIFKAQATSSRVMSLMLAAVASVSLIVGGIGIMNIMLVSVRERTKEIGLRQAVGAKTRDILTQFLVEATTLSICGGVVGIVIGIVSSIVISRVAGWQTVVSPSAIVLAVTFSALVGIGFGFYPARKAAYLDPIEALRFE, encoded by the coding sequence ATGAGAGCACACTGGATATCTTCCGTCCATGTAGCCTTTACAGCGCTCAAAACCAACCGTGTGCGTAGTGCGCTCACAATGCTGGGCATTGTTATCGGCGTAGCTGCAGTGATCGCAACCGTTGCGGTCGGAACCGGCGCCAGTCGACGCGTTCAATCCCAGATTGCCAGTATCGGAAGCAATATGGTGATCGTAATTCCCGGAAGTCTCACCAGTTCGGGACTGCAACTCGGGACCGGTAGCGCAACGACACTGACGCGCTCTGATGCGCGGGAGTTAAGCGCACAATGTCCTGATATCAGCGATGCCGCGCCTGCCGTACGCGGAGCTGCGTCTGTTGTGTACGAGGGAAGCAACTGGGGAACAACGGTCTTGGGTACGACTCCGGAGTATCTGAAGATCAGAGACATCTCCGTTGCTAAGGGGGAGCCGTTCAATCAGCAGGACATCGAAAAAGCCAGTAAAGTAGCCTTGCTTGGTCCCACAGTCGTCCAGAAACTATACGGAAGCGCTGATCCGGTTGGAACGATCATTCGTATCAAGCAGGTCCCCTTCGTGGTTCAAGGAGTCCTCACGCCGAAAGGCCAATCGGCCGGCGGCCAAGACCAGGACGACATTGTGTTGCTCCCAATCACTTCGACGAAACAAAAGGTACTTGGCTTCAAATCTGCTAATGCAGATGCCGTTGATGCCATCCTGATGCAGGCAGTTGCCAGCGACCGAATCGATGCAGCACAAGAAGAAGCCCGCTCGTTGCTTCGTCAGCGTCACCATTTGCTTCCGAATGAGGACGACGATTTCTCGATGCGCAACTTAGAGGAGATTTTCAAGGCACAAGCGACGTCCTCGCGGGTTATGTCCTTAATGCTGGCAGCAGTGGCTTCGGTCTCACTCATTGTCGGTGGTATAGGAATCATGAATATCATGTTGGTCTCGGTTCGGGAACGGACAAAGGAAATTGGCCTACGGCAAGCAGTCGGGGCGAAGACGCGCGATATCTTGACACAATTTCTTGTAGAAGCCACAACGCTATCAATATGCGGTGGAGTTGTGGGTATCGTGATTGGCATTGTCAGCTCAATCGTGATCTCCCGGGTTGCAGGTTGGCAAACAGTCGTGAGTCCCAGTGCGATCGTTCTGGCGGTCACTTTTTCGGCGCTCGTCGGAATTGGATTCGGTTTTTATCCTGCGCGCAAAGCTGCATATCTGGATCCTATTGAGGCGCTTCGATTTGAATAG
- a CDS encoding sigma-54 dependent transcriptional regulator: MADLVHIVVIDDNERSLELLSAALEQLEVCLHTANDPEDGLRLVRELRPHLVITDLVMPRLNGLQVLEQVMKIDPTIDVILMTAHYTTETAVEAIRRGAADYLEKPVKLPLLRQRVERLLHTAQQRQRALTNDVFGSDGVRFEGLIARSPQMWEVFAKLQRIAPHYRSALISGPTGSGKDLLAQALHRLSGVTGKYVVLNCSAVVETLFESELFGHVRGAFTGADRDKIGLFELAHEGTLFLDEVGDMPLSTQAKLLRAVQNQEISRVGSLEGRRVNVRIIAATHKNLPQAIQERSFREDLYYRLSMVEITMPGLRDRAEDIPLLVWHFIQRFSKEYGKSIEAITPRAMMHLEQHAWPGNVRELEHAIGHACMMTTGDVIDVKDLPARLLHDADSGKMVFSGREIDYPAKTTNLSAKSTSALEMQERELIIRALSEAHGNQSEAARHLGVGRDALRYKMRKHGLG, translated from the coding sequence ATGGCCGATCTCGTACATATTGTCGTGATTGATGACAATGAACGCAGTCTTGAACTGCTGTCGGCCGCGTTGGAGCAACTCGAGGTCTGTCTCCATACCGCGAATGATCCTGAGGACGGTTTGAGACTCGTTCGCGAGCTTCGTCCTCATCTAGTCATTACCGATCTCGTGATGCCCCGCCTCAATGGGCTGCAGGTATTGGAACAGGTGATGAAGATCGATCCAACGATTGACGTTATCCTGATGACCGCTCACTACACGACGGAGACGGCGGTTGAAGCGATACGGAGGGGCGCTGCGGACTATCTTGAAAAGCCAGTAAAGTTACCTCTCCTTCGTCAACGTGTTGAACGCCTTTTGCACACAGCACAGCAAAGGCAACGCGCCCTAACGAATGACGTTTTCGGGTCCGATGGAGTGCGATTTGAAGGGCTCATTGCACGCAGTCCACAGATGTGGGAAGTCTTCGCGAAGTTGCAAAGGATTGCACCTCACTATCGCTCGGCACTGATTAGCGGCCCTACAGGCTCCGGCAAAGATCTTCTGGCGCAGGCATTACACCGCCTCAGCGGAGTTACAGGCAAATACGTCGTCTTGAATTGTTCGGCCGTAGTGGAGACTCTGTTTGAGAGCGAGTTGTTCGGTCATGTTCGAGGAGCGTTCACTGGAGCAGATCGAGACAAGATCGGCCTTTTTGAACTCGCGCATGAGGGCACGTTGTTCTTGGATGAGGTCGGAGACATGCCTTTATCTACCCAGGCGAAATTACTGCGAGCTGTGCAGAATCAGGAGATTAGCCGTGTTGGTTCCCTGGAGGGCCGCCGGGTGAACGTTCGAATTATCGCCGCGACCCATAAGAATCTGCCGCAGGCGATTCAAGAAAGATCCTTTCGGGAGGACCTCTACTATCGTCTCTCCATGGTTGAGATCACTATGCCAGGCCTACGAGATCGAGCGGAAGATATACCCTTACTGGTCTGGCATTTTATTCAGCGTTTTTCCAAGGAGTATGGCAAGTCTATCGAGGCGATAACTCCCCGAGCCATGATGCATCTGGAGCAACATGCGTGGCCGGGTAATGTACGTGAATTAGAGCACGCGATCGGCCATGCCTGCATGATGACAACCGGAGATGTGATTGATGTAAAGGATCTGCCGGCAAGGCTTCTGCACGACGCAGATTCTGGAAAAATGGTGTTCTCAGGGAGAGAGATCGATTACCCGGCTAAAACGACGAACCTTTCAGCAAAGTCAACCTCTGCGTTGGAGATGCAAGAGCGTGAGCTTATTATCCGGGCTCTTTCTGAGGCACATGGAAACCAGTCTGAGGCAGCACGTCATCTGGGCGTTGGCCGAGATGCGTTGCGATACAAGATGAGAAAGCACGGTTTGGGCTAG
- a CDS encoding universal stress protein gives MSSDKTESSSRMAYPSAAVLYTEGVLFRHIVVGTDFSIHAARAVDIAISLAQVFEANLTLVHAVSPTVFDIDGRQAFREVIAAGRDADEEELQQLVGRTPGLKELRPRTVVEYGEPTKVIQRVAREGNADLIILGSHGASGLERLALGSVAEAILRSTMSPVMIIGPECEIEQRLFRAILFATDLKTTGASAAQYAASLAEQFHGELTILHVQNRNFLSSRFSYEHFRDRFRRRLTALLPAGIDQFCKINIRCELGNPSTAIIAAALEGSASLVILGARDRKLSDHAPWSTFSHIVRDVKCPVLGIKDSAVLDITGCHRRWIP, from the coding sequence ATGAGTTCCGATAAAACAGAATCCAGTAGTCGAATGGCATATCCATCAGCGGCTGTGCTCTATACAGAAGGGGTTCTTTTTAGACACATAGTCGTCGGAACTGATTTTTCAATTCATGCTGCGCGAGCTGTAGATATTGCCATTTCCCTCGCTCAGGTATTTGAAGCGAATCTGACCCTGGTGCACGCAGTTTCTCCTACCGTGTTTGACATCGATGGGAGGCAGGCATTTCGTGAAGTCATAGCTGCCGGCCGGGATGCGGACGAAGAAGAGTTACAACAGCTTGTGGGACGAACACCAGGGCTGAAGGAACTGAGGCCGAGGACGGTTGTTGAATACGGAGAGCCGACCAAAGTAATTCAGCGAGTCGCCCGAGAAGGAAATGCAGACTTGATTATTCTGGGTTCACACGGCGCAAGTGGCTTGGAGCGGCTAGCGCTAGGATCAGTCGCAGAAGCCATATTGCGTAGCACCATGTCTCCGGTCATGATCATAGGTCCGGAGTGCGAGATTGAACAACGCCTCTTCCGAGCAATTCTCTTTGCCACCGATCTCAAAACTACGGGAGCCTCCGCAGCTCAATATGCCGCCAGTTTGGCCGAGCAGTTCCACGGGGAACTAACCATCCTTCATGTCCAGAATAGAAATTTTCTATCAAGTAGATTTTCGTACGAGCATTTTCGAGACCGTTTCCGACGCAGACTGACAGCTCTACTGCCGGCTGGCATTGATCAGTTCTGCAAAATCAATATACGTTGCGAGCTTGGTAATCCCTCAACAGCGATCATAGCCGCGGCCCTCGAGGGGTCCGCCAGTCTTGTGATCTTAGGCGCTCGGGACAGGAAGCTCTCCGATCATGCGCCATGGTCGACCTTCTCGCACATTGTCCGTGATGTCAAATGTCCCGTACTTGGGATCAAAGATTCCGCCGTCCTAGACATAACCGGATGCCATCGGAGATGGATTCCGTAA
- a CDS encoding Crp/Fnr family transcriptional regulator yields the protein MRFLESVSTSAERPRGATFFRQGDQCEAVYILCSGRAKLSTISREGRTMILRIADPGYVLGLSAMLSEGVHQVTVEALEPCHVKVINRRALMEMLQRYGEASVGVAKALASECCSGFDEVRRIGLPTSPAGRVARLLLDWTEGKAKSLNAKVSVAMPLTHEELASMTATSRETVTRTLSRFRRENLISIKGISLTVLQPDALEQLSAC from the coding sequence ATGAGGTTTCTCGAATCGGTATCGACTTCAGCGGAACGCCCACGCGGTGCAACGTTTTTTCGCCAGGGAGACCAATGCGAGGCCGTGTACATTCTTTGCTCTGGACGGGCCAAACTCTCAACTATATCGAGAGAGGGCAGAACAATGATCCTAAGAATCGCCGATCCTGGATATGTACTGGGCTTGAGCGCAATGTTGTCCGAAGGAGTTCACCAGGTCACGGTAGAGGCTCTGGAGCCCTGTCACGTCAAAGTCATCAACCGGCGAGCCCTGATGGAGATGCTGCAGAGATATGGTGAAGCCAGCGTGGGGGTGGCGAAAGCACTTGCGTCGGAGTGCTGCAGCGGTTTTGACGAGGTACGACGGATTGGCCTTCCGACCTCGCCAGCCGGACGGGTTGCTCGTCTGCTGCTCGACTGGACGGAGGGAAAGGCAAAATCACTGAACGCTAAGGTTTCGGTGGCGATGCCTCTCACACACGAAGAGCTAGCGTCCATGACAGCCACCTCTCGAGAAACCGTCACCCGCACATTGAGCCGCTTCCGCCGGGAGAACTTGATCTCTATCAAGGGGATATCGCTTACAGTCCTTCAGCCAGACGCCCTTGAGCAGCTCTCGGCCTGCTAA
- a CDS encoding ABC transporter ATP-binding protein has product MTSLIDVRHLNKTYSLGEIVVHALSDVTTTIEQGSFVAIMGPSGSGKSTFMNILGCLDRPTSGQYLLDGISVENMRRDELAEIRNRKIGFVFQNFNLLARISSSENVKLPLLYSDVPAEDAEARTKKALEIVGLGDRLASFPNQLSGGQQQRVAIARAIVNEPKIILADEPTGALDTKTSHEIMAIFRDLNRTHSITVVVVTHSDEVATYADRIIRFRDGKLVQDTVQARTRNPDEEVAHKEFV; this is encoded by the coding sequence ATGACTTCCCTGATTGATGTCCGCCATTTAAATAAGACCTATAGCTTAGGCGAAATCGTTGTGCATGCACTCTCTGACGTGACGACGACAATCGAGCAAGGCTCTTTTGTAGCGATCATGGGGCCTTCTGGATCTGGAAAATCGACGTTTATGAACATTCTAGGATGTCTCGACCGCCCAACCTCGGGACAATATCTCCTCGATGGAATTTCAGTTGAGAATATGCGACGCGACGAGTTAGCGGAGATTAGAAATCGAAAGATCGGCTTCGTATTCCAAAATTTTAATTTACTTGCGCGGATCTCTTCCTCCGAGAATGTGAAGCTGCCACTCCTGTATTCTGATGTTCCCGCCGAAGATGCTGAAGCACGAACAAAAAAGGCACTCGAGATTGTTGGCCTTGGTGATAGGCTAGCGAGTTTTCCCAACCAACTTTCCGGAGGCCAGCAGCAACGAGTTGCAATCGCCCGCGCAATTGTTAACGAACCAAAAATAATTCTTGCGGACGAACCAACCGGCGCACTCGACACAAAAACCAGCCATGAGATTATGGCGATCTTCCGAGATCTCAACCGAACCCATTCGATCACTGTTGTTGTGGTAACCCACTCGGACGAGGTTGCAACTTACGCGGATCGGATCATTCGGTTTCGCGACGGAAAACTGGTCCAGGATACCGTCCAGGCCCGGACGCGGAATCCAGATGAAGAGGTTGCACATAAGGAGTTCGTATGA
- a CDS encoding putative glycoside hydrolase produces the protein MILKHHAPVTLFIYPSAISNASYALTWEDSPDEKVWLGGCASLKALRRRYVFRRSIDSSEARARFRSWLQAFRNYAFDRRTYGPAEVSEQIRATEDFGSSGWMLLESA, from the coding sequence TTGATTCTCAAGCATCATGCTCCGGTTACACTGTTTATCTATCCTTCGGCTATCTCCAACGCGTCCTATGCTTTGACTTGGGAAGATTCCCCTGATGAAAAAGTATGGCTTGGTGGCTGCGCTTCCCTCAAAGCACTACGGAGGAGATACGTGTTCAGGCGATCGATCGATTCCTCGGAGGCGCGGGCACGGTTTCGCTCTTGGCTGCAGGCGTTCAGAAATTACGCTTTTGATCGTCGCACCTACGGACCTGCAGAGGTCTCCGAACAGATCCGCGCAACAGAGGACTTCGGTTCAAGTGGATGGATGCTTTTGGAATCCGCATAA
- a CDS encoding PAS domain-containing sensor histidine kinase, with amino-acid sequence MSSFQDENRQDVQSKLPYVGNSQRWLASVVEFSDDAIISETLDGIVRSWNKGAERIFGYSAPEAIGRSISFLAWPGCEEDMVQLIAMIRRGERVDHYETIKKHKDGRPIDVSLALAGISDADGNVIGISKISRDISSRKATEARFRELIENAPDAILQVDPDGTIVVANRTAETMFGYSREELLGANVDILVPIKAKTVHMKHRASFAGSPKIRPMGSGMELSALRKDGIEVPVEISLSPSYQQAGVNVTAVIRDVSERRQAELQMRSLQKNYMAELEARQKEAETSNRLKSEFLASMSHELRTPLHTIIGFADLLSEESDGPLNDKQRRFLRHIQEDSEHLLGLINDVLDFSKIEAGGMSLRIEKVHLADEISDAVNAIRPRAAMKSLDLKIQEVFSGLVAVDPMRLKEVFYNLLSNAVKFTPENGKITVQTEEDDQFVHVTVADSGIGIPEDQLERAFEKFYQVGYATGGVREGTGLGLAICKRLIEMHGGKIWIDSSEGAGSRFHFTIPKAV; translated from the coding sequence ATGTCGTCATTTCAAGATGAGAACCGGCAAGATGTCCAATCGAAGCTGCCATATGTGGGAAATTCGCAGCGATGGCTTGCTTCCGTTGTTGAGTTCTCAGACGATGCCATTATTAGCGAAACCCTGGATGGAATTGTCAGGAGTTGGAATAAGGGTGCGGAAAGGATTTTCGGTTATTCCGCCCCTGAAGCGATTGGCAGGTCTATCTCCTTCCTTGCGTGGCCAGGCTGCGAAGAAGACATGGTGCAGTTGATTGCAATGATCCGCCGAGGCGAACGGGTCGACCATTACGAAACCATCAAGAAGCACAAAGACGGCAGACCAATCGATGTCTCGCTGGCTCTAGCGGGCATTTCCGATGCTGACGGAAATGTAATCGGAATCTCGAAGATCTCCCGCGATATCTCGAGCCGGAAGGCCACTGAGGCTAGATTTCGTGAGCTTATTGAAAATGCTCCAGACGCGATTCTCCAAGTTGATCCCGACGGAACGATTGTTGTTGCGAACCGGACGGCCGAGACGATGTTCGGCTATAGCCGGGAAGAATTGCTCGGAGCAAATGTGGACATTCTAGTGCCAATAAAGGCAAAGACTGTACATATGAAGCACAGAGCCTCGTTTGCCGGATCTCCAAAAATCCGTCCCATGGGTAGCGGCATGGAATTGTCTGCTTTACGCAAAGATGGGATCGAAGTTCCGGTAGAGATCAGTCTCAGCCCTTCATATCAGCAAGCTGGCGTGAATGTTACGGCGGTAATTCGCGATGTTAGTGAACGGAGACAGGCAGAGCTACAAATGAGGTCTCTCCAGAAAAACTACATGGCGGAACTCGAAGCAAGGCAGAAAGAAGCCGAGACGTCGAACCGCCTGAAGAGTGAGTTTCTCGCCAGTATGAGCCATGAGCTTAGAACTCCACTCCACACTATTATCGGCTTCGCGGATTTGTTAAGTGAAGAGAGTGATGGACCGCTAAACGATAAGCAGCGACGATTTCTTAGGCACATTCAAGAAGATTCTGAACACCTTCTCGGTTTGATTAACGACGTACTGGATTTTAGCAAGATTGAAGCGGGAGGGATGTCGCTTCGAATCGAAAAGGTTCATCTTGCCGATGAAATTTCCGACGCAGTGAATGCAATTCGCCCTAGAGCGGCAATGAAGTCTCTGGATTTGAAGATCCAAGAGGTTTTCTCGGGGTTGGTTGCTGTTGATCCAATGCGCTTGAAAGAGGTCTTCTACAATCTTTTAAGCAATGCCGTGAAGTTCACTCCCGAAAATGGAAAGATTACCGTGCAAACGGAAGAAGACGATCAATTTGTTCATGTCACGGTCGCGGATTCTGGAATTGGCATCCCCGAGGATCAGTTAGAGCGTGCCTTTGAAAAATTCTATCAGGTGGGTTATGCCACCGGCGGCGTCCGCGAGGGGACCGGTCTAGGTTTAGCTATTTGCAAACGTTTAATCGAGATGCACGGAGGCAAAATCTGGATCGACAGCAGCGAAGGCGCTGGAAGCCGGTTCCACTTTACTATTCCGAAAGCCGTGTGA